Proteins encoded within one genomic window of Companilactobacillus sp.:
- a CDS encoding ABC transporter ATP-binding protein → MQIIVKNIAKDFGKKRNAVHAIKDIDLQVEQGEFLGIMGPSGAGKTTLLDIISSNERPDHGQVIIDGIDMTQEHDRVLAKYRRNKMGFIYQSFELLDSLNVKENIILPLVLNHASKKLIDQRFKHLNTLLNISDLSERGIDDLSLGQRQLIAAARALINNPEILFADEPTGSLDSKSATILLNYMQLINKKENTTILMATHDAFTASYCKRVVFIKDGSIFSEIVNSGNRNDFFEQIINMQRTIGGGSYFNVPENN, encoded by the coding sequence TTGCAAATAATCGTGAAAAACATTGCCAAAGACTTTGGAAAAAAGCGAAACGCTGTTCATGCCATCAAAGATATCGACTTGCAAGTTGAGCAAGGTGAATTTTTGGGGATCATGGGACCATCTGGTGCGGGGAAAACCACCTTATTAGATATTATTTCAAGTAACGAGCGACCAGACCATGGTCAAGTTATTATTGATGGGATTGACATGACGCAAGAACATGATCGAGTGCTGGCCAAATATCGTCGCAATAAAATGGGCTTTATTTATCAAAGTTTTGAATTGTTAGATTCATTAAACGTTAAAGAAAATATCATTTTGCCGTTAGTGCTGAATCACGCTTCGAAAAAATTGATCGACCAACGTTTCAAACATTTGAACACTTTATTGAATATCTCAGATTTGAGCGAACGTGGCATTGATGACTTGTCTTTAGGTCAGCGTCAACTAATTGCTGCAGCTAGAGCTCTGATCAATAATCCAGAGATCTTGTTTGCGGATGAACCAACGGGGAGCTTGGATTCTAAGTCGGCTACGATCTTATTGAATTACATGCAGTTGATCAATAAGAAGGAAAATACAACTATCCTAATGGCGACTCATGATGCTTTTACAGCTAGTTATTGCAAACGGGTAGTCTTTATCAAAGACGGTTCGATTTTTTCAGAGATCGTTAATTCTGGCAATCGCAACGACTTCTTTGAACAGATCATTAATATGCAACGGACGATCGGGGGTGGTAGCTATTTCAATGTACCTGAAAATAATTAG
- a CDS encoding heavy metal translocating P-type ATPase: protein MKNMNNDEMHMDHENMDMSSMSDMSGMHSGHMMMMHGGMMMDMGDLRKKFWISLVLAIPVFILSPFMGLHLPFQFQFPGSDWIVLILSSILYFYGGKPFFTGAKAELKERKPAMMMLIVMGISVAYIYSLYAFVMNNMVRSDQHIMDFFWELASLIVIMLLGHWIEMKSTMQAGSALDKISSLVADQVHLVKGDQIVETDINQVISGSVVEVKAGESIPLDGVVVSGTSYVNESLITGESKAVRKQKADKVVGGSINGEGTIRVQVTKTADEGYLSQISKLVSDAQNSKSKTQVLADKVSGWLFYAALSVGIIAFIYWLIFGSVSVALDRLVTVLVIACPHALGLAIPLVMSRSTSIAATNGLIIRDNQAIENSRHIDYVAMDKTGTLTEGKFTVNGLKSTSDKYSDTDILHFVAGLEQGSSHPIASGIMAKAKADQVDPQKFENVQAIKGYGMSGENSTQKYLLVNMKYLNEHEIKFDAKNVQPYLDKGNTVSYLVVDNKVIGFVALGDKVKKNSIEFIKELKQRNITPIMLTGDNKAAAINFAKQLGIDEFKAELLPEDKHQVIKDLELDGHRVMMVGDGINDAPSLASATIGVAIGAGTDVAIDSADVVLYNSDPHDIIKFLDLAKETYRKQVQNLWWGAGYNIIAIPLAAGVLAGIGFILSPAVGAIVMSLSTVIVSLNAMTLRKI, encoded by the coding sequence ATGAAAAATATGAATAATGACGAAATGCACATGGATCATGAAAATATGGATATGTCATCAATGTCTGATATGTCAGGTATGCATAGTGGACACATGATGATGATGCACGGTGGCATGATGATGGATATGGGAGACTTACGAAAAAAATTCTGGATCTCATTAGTCTTGGCTATTCCAGTATTCATTTTGTCGCCATTTATGGGACTGCATTTACCATTTCAATTTCAGTTCCCTGGGTCTGATTGGATCGTCTTGATCTTATCCAGTATTTTATATTTTTATGGTGGAAAGCCGTTCTTTACTGGAGCCAAAGCTGAGTTAAAGGAAAGAAAACCAGCCATGATGATGTTGATCGTCATGGGTATCAGCGTGGCATACATATACAGTTTGTATGCTTTTGTAATGAATAATATGGTACGTTCTGACCAGCATATTATGGATTTCTTCTGGGAATTAGCTTCCTTGATTGTCATTATGCTATTGGGTCATTGGATCGAAATGAAGTCCACCATGCAAGCAGGTAGTGCATTGGACAAAATTTCTTCATTGGTCGCTGATCAAGTTCATTTAGTTAAGGGCGACCAGATCGTAGAAACTGATATTAATCAAGTCATTTCCGGCAGTGTCGTTGAAGTTAAGGCCGGTGAGTCGATTCCACTTGATGGTGTGGTCGTCTCTGGAACTAGTTATGTCAATGAATCGTTGATCACAGGGGAATCTAAAGCTGTTCGTAAGCAAAAAGCCGATAAAGTCGTTGGCGGTTCGATCAATGGTGAAGGTACCATCCGAGTCCAGGTAACTAAAACTGCCGATGAAGGATATTTGTCACAAATCAGCAAGCTAGTTTCTGATGCTCAAAACAGTAAATCAAAAACTCAAGTATTAGCTGATAAGGTTTCTGGCTGGCTATTTTATGCAGCATTGTCAGTCGGAATCATCGCATTCATTTACTGGTTGATTTTTGGATCAGTCAGCGTGGCTTTAGACCGGTTAGTGACCGTTTTGGTCATTGCTTGTCCACATGCCTTAGGATTGGCAATCCCACTTGTAATGTCGCGTAGCACATCTATTGCGGCTACTAACGGATTGATCATTCGTGATAACCAAGCCATTGAAAATAGTCGTCACATCGACTACGTTGCAATGGATAAAACGGGTACCCTAACAGAAGGTAAATTCACTGTGAATGGTTTGAAATCAACCTCTGATAAATATTCTGATACAGACATCCTTCACTTTGTGGCTGGATTAGAGCAAGGTTCTAGTCATCCGATTGCTAGTGGCATTATGGCCAAAGCCAAAGCTGATCAGGTTGATCCGCAGAAGTTCGAAAATGTTCAAGCAATCAAAGGTTATGGTATGAGCGGTGAAAATTCTACTCAAAAATATTTACTAGTTAACATGAAATATCTAAATGAACACGAAATTAAATTTGATGCCAAAAATGTTCAGCCTTATTTGGATAAAGGGAATACCGTCAGCTATCTAGTTGTCGACAACAAGGTGATCGGCTTTGTCGCCTTAGGAGATAAGGTCAAGAAGAATTCTATCGAGTTTATCAAAGAACTCAAACAGCGGAATATCACGCCAATTATGTTGACTGGTGACAATAAGGCAGCGGCAATTAACTTTGCTAAACAACTCGGAATTGATGAGTTCAAAGCTGAACTATTGCCCGAAGATAAGCATCAAGTGATAAAAGATCTCGAATTAGATGGTCATCGAGTAATGATGGTTGGCGATGGTATCAATGATGCACCAAGTTTAGCCAGTGCCACGATTGGCGTTGCCATTGGTGCAGGGACTGATGTTGCCATCGATTCAGCTGATGTTGTTTTGTACAATAGTGATCCACATGACATCATCAAGTTCTTGGATTTAGCAAAAGAAACTTATCGTAAACAAGTTCAAAACTTATGGTGGGGAGCAGGCTACAATATCATCGCTATCCCACTAGCAGCCGGCGTTCTAGCAGGAATAGGCTTTATTCTCAGTCCTGCCGTCGGTGCAATCGTAATGTCACTTTCAACCGTGATCGTTTCGTTGAATGCAATGACTTTAAGAAAAATATAG
- a CDS encoding response regulator transcription factor, with translation MAKIMIIEDDPSISKLISENLAKWQLDSYVVTNFETIMEQFKDYAPDLVLLDINLPIRDGYFWNQEIRKVSKTPIIIISSRNSNMDQIIAMNMGADDFVEKPFSIDILIAKINALLRRTYDFTQASGDIIEHNGLKLNLSDSTVEIGENKIDLSKNEYKLLQRLLRDQGKIVSREQLLNFMWDDERFVDDNTLTVNINRLRNKFEKNGLSNYIVTKVGQGYIIP, from the coding sequence ATGGCTAAAATAATGATTATTGAAGACGACCCTTCAATTTCTAAACTCATAAGCGAGAACCTTGCCAAATGGCAGTTGGATTCTTACGTGGTCACAAATTTTGAAACAATTATGGAACAATTTAAAGATTACGCCCCAGACTTGGTATTGTTAGATATCAACTTGCCAATTCGGGACGGTTATTTTTGGAATCAAGAAATAAGAAAGGTTTCGAAAACTCCTATCATTATCATTTCGTCGCGCAATTCCAACATGGACCAGATCATTGCAATGAACATGGGTGCTGACGATTTCGTGGAAAAACCTTTTTCGATCGATATTCTGATTGCCAAGATCAATGCGTTGTTGCGTCGAACTTACGATTTCACCCAAGCTAGTGGCGATATTATTGAACACAACGGTTTAAAATTGAATTTATCCGACAGCACGGTCGAAATTGGCGAAAATAAAATCGACTTATCTAAAAATGAATATAAGCTCCTTCAGAGACTTTTACGGGACCAAGGTAAGATTGTCTCTCGGGAACAGTTGCTCAACTTCATGTGGGACGATGAGAGGTTCGTTGACGATAATACATTGACAGTCAACATCAACCGACTCAGAAATAAATTTGAAAAAAATGGGCTTTCCAATTATATCGTTACCAAAGTTGGACAAGGATATATCATCCCTTAG
- a CDS encoding sensor histidine kinase: MSFYKYLRDHLLLAVSVILGVTFIEIVLFFDPFVNFQKGTLIYTWVLAIIITIACIGFSYYRKKSWYINLNNYQEDLSKELGGAKNNEQKFIQEKINNIVLEYRKELTDLYQNQKEQQEYTESWVHDIKVPLAALKLAQDTDLDPQLLSEETEQIDYLVDQALYFARLNNFSNDYLIQEQNLNDIVKASIRNNKRNFINKRISINLNITDDKVLTDEKWLSFILNQIIANSLKYTDQGGRIEIFTTTDENDISLHIKDNGIGIEPQDLSRIYKKGFTGSNGRKTGSKATGIGLYLVKKMIDKLGHQIYVKSTVGKGTETIITFADLPYYQ; encoded by the coding sequence ATGTCTTTTTACAAATATTTACGTGATCATCTTTTATTAGCTGTTTCGGTCATACTTGGCGTCACATTCATCGAGATCGTCCTATTTTTTGACCCCTTCGTCAATTTTCAAAAAGGAACGCTGATTTACACCTGGGTGTTGGCAATCATCATTACAATCGCCTGTATCGGCTTTTCTTATTATCGTAAAAAATCTTGGTACATCAATTTGAACAATTACCAAGAGGATTTGTCCAAAGAATTAGGCGGCGCTAAAAATAACGAACAAAAATTTATTCAAGAAAAAATCAATAATATTGTGCTTGAATATCGTAAAGAATTAACTGACTTGTATCAGAATCAAAAAGAACAGCAAGAGTACACTGAGTCGTGGGTCCACGACATCAAAGTCCCCTTAGCAGCTTTAAAACTGGCTCAAGACACAGACTTAGACCCGCAACTGCTCAGCGAAGAAACTGAACAGATCGATTATTTAGTAGATCAAGCCTTGTATTTTGCTAGATTAAATAATTTTTCCAACGATTATTTGATCCAAGAGCAAAATTTAAACGACATCGTCAAAGCTTCCATCAGAAATAATAAACGTAATTTCATCAACAAACGCATCAGTATTAATTTGAATATCACTGATGACAAAGTTTTGACTGATGAAAAATGGCTCAGTTTCATTCTGAACCAGATCATCGCTAACAGTTTGAAATATACTGACCAAGGCGGTCGCATTGAGATATTTACCACGACCGATGAAAACGATATTTCGCTTCACATTAAAGACAACGGAATTGGGATCGAGCCACAAGACTTGAGCCGAATTTATAAAAAAGGCTTTACCGGATCAAACGGCCGCAAGACCGGCAGCAAAGCAACCGGTATCGGCTTGTACTTAGTTAAAAAGATGATCGATAAATTAGGTCATCAAATTTACGTGAAATCTACCGTTGGCAAAGGAACCGAAACAATCATTACCTTTGCTGACTTGCCATATTACCAATAA
- a CDS encoding CopY/TcrY family copper transport repressor: protein MRNIETMSDAEWNVMRIFWTLGKGTSKDAIMYLKRKIDWKEATIKTLIVRLQKKDFLKADETSRPYIYTPTIKEEDAIDQNVNRLFNSLCCMRKGRAIEDLIQNSEISKSDINDMIELLNKKQETAPDKVECDCLGDAK from the coding sequence ATGAGAAATATTGAAACGATGAGTGATGCCGAATGGAATGTTATGCGGATTTTTTGGACATTAGGCAAGGGTACTAGCAAAGATGCAATTATGTACCTCAAACGCAAGATTGACTGGAAAGAGGCCACAATCAAGACCTTGATCGTCAGATTGCAGAAGAAAGATTTTTTGAAGGCTGATGAAACTTCTCGTCCGTATATTTATACGCCAACAATCAAAGAAGAAGATGCCATTGACCAAAACGTTAATCGTTTGTTCAACAGTTTGTGCTGTATGCGAAAAGGCAGAGCAATCGAAGATCTGATTCAAAACTCTGAGATTTCAAAAAGTGATATCAACGATATGATCGAGTTACTCAATAAGAAGCAGGAGACCGCGCCAGATAAGGTCGAATGCGATTGTTTGGGAGATGCCAAATAA